In Spirochaetaceae bacterium, one genomic interval encodes:
- a CDS encoding ketoacyl-ACP synthase III, which produces MITIKGIGAYLPQKIMKNDDWRAYFDTSDEWIYSHTGIKERHVAADDEATSDMAVKAAHKALEQAGMTTSDIDMIICATCTPDYIGFPSTANLVQGKLGAGTIPSFDIRSACTGFIYGLSVAAGQVATGMAKNVLLVASETLTRMLDWHDRGSAILFGDGAGAAVISKAEQKDSLIDIVLYSKADDKALVRPMGGMKNPLPLIGLSAEEVKETLLKMDGHAVYAFAVRAISDVVNTILNRNNLKIEDVDYVIPHQANKRIIEAACVRNKWPIEKFFMNLDKVANTSAASIPIALNDMQEQGLLKKGMKLILPGFGAGLTWGGALIEW; this is translated from the coding sequence ATGATAACGATTAAAGGTATAGGGGCTTATCTACCACAAAAGATAATGAAAAATGACGATTGGCGGGCTTACTTTGATACCAGTGATGAGTGGATATACAGCCACACCGGTATTAAAGAACGGCATGTGGCGGCCGATGACGAGGCTACCAGCGATATGGCCGTTAAAGCAGCCCATAAAGCCTTAGAGCAAGCCGGTATGACCACAAGTGATATTGATATGATTATCTGCGCTACCTGTACGCCGGATTATATCGGTTTTCCTTCTACCGCTAATTTGGTGCAAGGTAAGCTGGGAGCCGGTACGATACCGTCGTTTGATATTCGCTCGGCCTGTACCGGTTTTATTTATGGCCTATCTGTAGCGGCAGGGCAAGTTGCTACCGGTATGGCTAAAAATGTGCTTTTGGTAGCCAGCGAAACTTTAACCCGTATGCTGGATTGGCACGATCGCGGCTCGGCTATTTTATTTGGCGATGGCGCAGGCGCAGCGGTCATTAGTAAAGCAGAGCAAAAAGATAGTTTAATAGATATAGTTTTATATAGCAAAGCCGATGATAAAGCCTTAGTAAGGCCGATGGGTGGTATGAAAAACCCGTTGCCTTTAATTGGTCTTAGTGCTGAGGAAGTTAAAGAAACTTTATTAAAGATGGACGGCCATGCCGTTTATGCCTTTGCAGTGCGCGCTATTAGTGATGTAGTTAATACTATTTTAAACCGTAATAATTTAAAGATAGAAGATGTGGATTATGTAATACCGCATCAAGCAAATAAACGTATTATAGAGGCCGCCTGTGTTCGTAATAAGTGGCCTATCGAAAAGTTTTTTATGAACCTTGATAAAGTAGCTAATACCTCAGCAGCCTCTATTCCTATTGCTCTTAACGATATGCAAGAGCAAGGACTGCTTAAAAAAGGTATGAAGCTTATCTTGCCGGGCTTTGGGGCTGGGCTAACTTGGGGCGGGGCTTTAATAGAATGGTAG
- a CDS encoding ACP S-malonyltransferase, producing the protein MMTSILLFPGQGAQKPGMARDLYEKYSEVKELFKIAGDYSSFNAEKLLFESTEDELKETERTQVAITLANLASYEALKAEGLLEEVLGVAGFSLGEYAALKAAGVCNYEDIFTLVAERGRLMAKAGKQIIEARGAVAMAAVMGLSVQQVEEVVKSLGRDDVFCANYNSPTQLILSGLEAGINAAEPLLKEAGARRVMPLKVSGPFHTPLLNEAAAGFSEVLGKVTFNNPIIPIFSNVSGRQISSGEEARSLLAKQICNPVLWLAVEEGLKKLAAADTKVIECGPGNVLAGLWKAIFNEKVELAATTAQISELKSKN; encoded by the coding sequence ATGATGACATCAATTTTATTATTCCCCGGACAGGGTGCGCAAAAACCCGGTATGGCGCGTGATTTATACGAAAAATATAGTGAAGTAAAAGAGCTGTTTAAAATAGCCGGCGACTATAGCAGTTTTAATGCCGAAAAATTACTTTTTGAAAGTACGGAAGACGAATTAAAAGAAACCGAACGTACCCAAGTAGCCATTACTTTAGCTAATTTAGCTAGTTACGAAGCCCTTAAAGCTGAAGGATTGCTGGAAGAAGTGTTAGGTGTAGCCGGGTTTAGTTTGGGCGAATACGCTGCCCTTAAAGCGGCCGGTGTTTGTAATTATGAAGATATTTTTACCTTAGTGGCCGAACGCGGCAGGCTAATGGCTAAGGCCGGCAAACAGATTATTGAGGCGCGCGGGGCGGTAGCGATGGCTGCCGTGATGGGCCTTTCGGTGCAGCAGGTGGAAGAAGTGGTGAAAAGTTTAGGGCGCGATGATGTTTTTTGCGCTAACTATAATAGTCCCACCCAATTAATTTTAAGCGGGTTAGAGGCCGGCATTAATGCCGCTGAACCTTTGCTGAAAGAGGCCGGAGCCAGAAGGGTAATGCCTCTTAAGGTTTCCGGGCCCTTTCATACTCCGCTGCTTAATGAGGCCGCTGCCGGTTTTAGCGAGGTGCTCGGTAAGGTAACTTTTAATAATCCTATTATCCCTATCTTTAGTAATGTAAGCGGCCGGCAGATTAGTAGCGGTGAAGAGGCGCGCAGCTTATTAGCTAAACAGATATGCAACCCCGTATTGTGGCTGGCGGTAGAGGAAGGCTTAAAAAAATTAGCCGCTGCCGATACAAAGGTAATTGAGTGCGGGCCGGGTAATGTGCTGGCCGGCTTATGGAAGGCCATTTTTAATGAAAAAGTTGAGCTTGCTGCTACAACTGCGCAGATAAGCGAATTAAAAAGTAAAAATTAA
- the fabG gene encoding 3-oxoacyl-[acyl-carrier-protein] reductase yields MLLKDKIAVVTGSSRGIGYAIVQNFLSNGAIVIYTSRTGAEVPAELQELAAKHSTTITGVQLDISDEQSIINAVKAVMEQHKRIDVWVNNAGITQDGLILRMPKADFDKVINTNLTGAFIACREVANIMVKQRSGAIINMASIVGKIGNAGQTNYSASKGGLIALTKSLAREVAARGVRVNAIAPGFIATDMTNVLTDAQKEAFTSQIPLKRLGTADDVATATVFLASDLAGYITGHVLDVNGGLLMD; encoded by the coding sequence ATGTTATTAAAAGATAAAATAGCCGTAGTAACCGGTAGCTCGCGCGGGATAGGTTATGCTATCGTGCAAAATTTTTTAAGCAACGGAGCTATTGTTATATATACCAGCCGCACCGGCGCTGAAGTACCGGCGGAACTGCAAGAGTTAGCCGCTAAACATAGTACTACCATTACTGGGGTGCAGCTGGATATAAGTGATGAGCAATCTATTATCAATGCTGTAAAGGCGGTGATGGAGCAGCATAAACGTATAGATGTATGGGTAAATAATGCCGGTATTACTCAAGATGGTTTAATTTTGCGTATGCCTAAGGCCGATTTTGACAAAGTTATTAATACCAATCTTACCGGCGCTTTTATTGCCTGCCGCGAGGTAGCTAACATTATGGTTAAGCAGCGCAGCGGCGCTATCATTAATATGGCCAGTATTGTGGGCAAAATAGGTAATGCCGGACAAACCAATTACAGTGCCAGCAAGGGCGGCCTTATTGCCTTAACTAAAAGTTTAGCGCGTGAGGTAGCGGCACGCGGGGTGCGGGTTAATGCTATTGCTCCCGGTTTTATTGCTACCGATATGACTAATGTGCTAACCGATGCCCAAAAAGAGGCTTTTACCAGCCAAATCCCTTTAAAACGTTTGGGTACGGCAGATGACGTAGCAACAGCTACCGTTTTTTTAGCCAGCGATTTAGCCGGCTACATTACCGGCCATGTGCTAGATGTAAATGGCGGTCTTTTAATGGACTAA
- the fabF gene encoding beta-ketoacyl-ACP synthase II, whose product MAAITSVGLNLEESWQAIKAGKSGIGPVTQFDTTGFATTIAGEVKNFDITQFITKKEARQMARFSQFAVAASKMAAEMAGLTEGNFNRERAGVFLGVGIGGFEVSEKGSADVLTKGPHNIEPLYIPKLIANEAGGNVAITLGLHGPNCAITTACSSGTDATVLAADAIRAGRVDIMFTGGAESTICKSAFAGFNKLMAMSTANEYPEKASRPFDKDRGGFVMGEGAGILILEDYDHAVARGANIICEYAGGAMTCDGYHLTAPSPDGRGATQAFKLALADAGLQPSDIGYINAHATGTPLNDPLESKVFINVFGEHATSHKLLISGSKSMLGHTLGAAGGIEAIVAIKALTEGFVPPTINLDNVDTEAGCTLNYVPKVGVKAELNAVMSDTLGFGGHNGVVCFKKV is encoded by the coding sequence ATGGCAGCTATAACGAGTGTTGGCCTTAATTTAGAGGAAAGTTGGCAGGCTATAAAGGCCGGTAAAAGTGGTATTGGGCCGGTAACCCAGTTTGATACTACAGGTTTTGCTACCACCATAGCCGGCGAAGTAAAAAATTTTGATATTACGCAGTTTATTACTAAAAAAGAGGCGCGGCAAATGGCGCGTTTTAGCCAATTTGCTGTAGCTGCCAGTAAGATGGCGGCCGAGATGGCTGGTCTTACAGAAGGTAATTTTAATCGCGAACGAGCCGGTGTCTTTTTGGGTGTAGGTATAGGTGGTTTTGAGGTGAGCGAAAAGGGCAGCGCCGATGTCCTTACTAAAGGGCCGCATAACATTGAGCCGCTTTATATCCCTAAACTTATTGCCAACGAGGCCGGCGGTAATGTGGCGATTACTTTAGGTTTACACGGCCCTAACTGTGCCATTACTACCGCTTGCAGCAGCGGCACCGATGCCACTGTGCTAGCAGCCGATGCTATTAGGGCTGGCCGGGTTGATATTATGTTTACCGGCGGCGCCGAGAGTACCATCTGTAAATCGGCTTTTGCCGGCTTTAATAAATTAATGGCTATGAGTACCGCTAATGAGTATCCCGAAAAAGCTAGCCGCCCCTTTGATAAAGACAGAGGCGGCTTTGTAATGGGTGAAGGTGCCGGTATTTTGATATTAGAAGATTACGACCATGCCGTAGCACGCGGGGCAAATATTATTTGTGAATATGCCGGCGGTGCAATGACTTGTGATGGGTACCATCTTACCGCTCCTAGTCCCGATGGACGCGGGGCTACACAAGCCTTTAAACTGGCCTTAGCCGATGCCGGCTTGCAGCCTAGCGATATTGGTTATATTAATGCCCACGCTACCGGCACGCCACTTAACGACCCGCTAGAAAGTAAGGTTTTTATTAATGTTTTTGGAGAACATGCTACCAGCCATAAATTGCTAATTAGTGGCAGTAAAAGTATGCTTGGCCACACTTTAGGCGCTGCCGGCGGGATAGAGGCTATTGTGGCTATTAAGGCCTTAACCGAAGGTTTTGTCCCGCCTACCATTAACCTTGATAATGTGGATACAGAGGCCGGTTGTACCTTAAATTATGTACCAAAGGTAGGTGTTAAGGCCGAGCTTAATGCTGTAATGAGCGATACACTAGGGTTTGGCGGCCATAATGGGGTAGTTTGCTTTAAAAAGGTGTAA